One Epinephelus moara isolate mb chromosome 20, YSFRI_EMoa_1.0, whole genome shotgun sequence genomic window carries:
- the gdpgp1 gene encoding GDP-D-glucose phosphorylase 1 isoform X1, whose amino-acid sequence MTSKRPAIVNPIVKPHASVPHCSPADPTMPLQFVYSNRDFVTDVHRSSKSRLGVESPPTKFDTTIQSGWTDRMNRGLFRYHLGDLQKRILPGPHGYVAQLNIQRGIERRKPQEILSIQQEFSAKQFNFNKINPEEIIFEMIKDAEGGHEKGQVHQPCRMVVLVNVSPLEFGHCLFVPDPSRCFPQVVTRFALQGGIESVLLSSDPGFRVGFNSLGAFASVNHLHLHGYYLDHELKLESMPVKPLVPEKGFYHLLDFPAGFLFYTESEGVEKVAGAICQVTDFLVDRNIAHNLFLTRGCPPCDRMQNEKDHSSRKGVRIAVWPRASCFGAKEESAFNVALCELAGHLPFKNKKDYELTSERDVIGIIQQYLLPDAEFHTLEQQLTRHLLDL is encoded by the coding sequence ATGACATCTAAAAGACCTGCTATAGTGAACCCCATTGTCAAACCTCATGCCTCTGTGCCTCACTGTTCACCAGCAGATCCAACCATGCCACTCCAGTTTGTGTATAGCAACCGGGACTTTGTCACAGATGTGCATCGGAGCAGCAAAAGCAGACTTGGGGTTGAATCACCGCCAACCAAGTTTGACACGACCATCCAGTCCGGCTGGACAGACAGGATGAACAGGGGGCTCTTCCGCTACCATCTGGGTGATTTACAAAAGCGTATCCTGCCGGGTCCGCATGGCTATGTGGCCCAGCTGAATATTCAAAGAGGAATAGAGAGAAGAAAGCCTCAGGAGATACTCAGCATTCAGCAGGAGTTCAGTGCCAAGCAGTTTAATTTTAACAAAATCAATCCAGAGGAAATCATATTTGAGATGATTAAGGACGCTGAGGGAGGACATGAAAAAGGACAGGTGCATCAACCCTGCAGGATGGTTGTGCTGGTCAATGTCAGCCCTTTGGAGTTTGGACATTGTCTCTTTGTTCCAGATCCTTCACGCTGTTTCCCACAGGTCGTGACGAGGTTCGCCCTCCAGGGTGGTATTGAATCTGTGCTCCTGAGCTCCGATCCTGGCTTCCGTGTGGGGTTCAACAGTCTCGGAGCGTTTGCGTCTGTCAATCATTTGCACCTACATGGGTACTACCTGGATCATGAGCTCAAGTTAGAATCGATGCCAGTCAAACCGCTGGTCCCGGAAAAGGGGTTTTATCACTTGTTGGACTTTCCTGCAggctttttgttttacacagaaTCAGAGGGGGTGGAGAAAGTTGCAGGAGCAATCTGTCAAGTCACAGACTTTCTTGTGGACCGTAATATTGCTCACAACCTGTTCTTGACTAGAGGATGTCCGCCCTGTGATCGCATGCAGAACGAAAAGGATCACAGTTCGAGAAAGGGTGTTCGTATCGCTGTATGGCCCAGAGCATCGTGCTTCGGTGCCAAGGAGGAGTCTGCCTTCAATGTTGCGCTCTGTGAGCTGGCTGGACATTTACCATTTAAGAACAAGAAGGACTACGAGCTCACTTCTGAGAGAGATGTAATAGGTATCATCCAGCAGTATCTGTTGCCTGACGCAGAGTTTCACACGCTGGAACAGCAGCTTACTCGTCATTTGTTGGATTTATAG
- the gdpgp1 gene encoding GDP-D-glucose phosphorylase 1 isoform X2 has product MPLQFVYSNRDFVTDVHRSSKSRLGVESPPTKFDTTIQSGWTDRMNRGLFRYHLGDLQKRILPGPHGYVAQLNIQRGIERRKPQEILSIQQEFSAKQFNFNKINPEEIIFEMIKDAEGGHEKGQVHQPCRMVVLVNVSPLEFGHCLFVPDPSRCFPQVVTRFALQGGIESVLLSSDPGFRVGFNSLGAFASVNHLHLHGYYLDHELKLESMPVKPLVPEKGFYHLLDFPAGFLFYTESEGVEKVAGAICQVTDFLVDRNIAHNLFLTRGCPPCDRMQNEKDHSSRKGVRIAVWPRASCFGAKEESAFNVALCELAGHLPFKNKKDYELTSERDVIGIIQQYLLPDAEFHTLEQQLTRHLLDL; this is encoded by the coding sequence ATGCCACTCCAGTTTGTGTATAGCAACCGGGACTTTGTCACAGATGTGCATCGGAGCAGCAAAAGCAGACTTGGGGTTGAATCACCGCCAACCAAGTTTGACACGACCATCCAGTCCGGCTGGACAGACAGGATGAACAGGGGGCTCTTCCGCTACCATCTGGGTGATTTACAAAAGCGTATCCTGCCGGGTCCGCATGGCTATGTGGCCCAGCTGAATATTCAAAGAGGAATAGAGAGAAGAAAGCCTCAGGAGATACTCAGCATTCAGCAGGAGTTCAGTGCCAAGCAGTTTAATTTTAACAAAATCAATCCAGAGGAAATCATATTTGAGATGATTAAGGACGCTGAGGGAGGACATGAAAAAGGACAGGTGCATCAACCCTGCAGGATGGTTGTGCTGGTCAATGTCAGCCCTTTGGAGTTTGGACATTGTCTCTTTGTTCCAGATCCTTCACGCTGTTTCCCACAGGTCGTGACGAGGTTCGCCCTCCAGGGTGGTATTGAATCTGTGCTCCTGAGCTCCGATCCTGGCTTCCGTGTGGGGTTCAACAGTCTCGGAGCGTTTGCGTCTGTCAATCATTTGCACCTACATGGGTACTACCTGGATCATGAGCTCAAGTTAGAATCGATGCCAGTCAAACCGCTGGTCCCGGAAAAGGGGTTTTATCACTTGTTGGACTTTCCTGCAggctttttgttttacacagaaTCAGAGGGGGTGGAGAAAGTTGCAGGAGCAATCTGTCAAGTCACAGACTTTCTTGTGGACCGTAATATTGCTCACAACCTGTTCTTGACTAGAGGATGTCCGCCCTGTGATCGCATGCAGAACGAAAAGGATCACAGTTCGAGAAAGGGTGTTCGTATCGCTGTATGGCCCAGAGCATCGTGCTTCGGTGCCAAGGAGGAGTCTGCCTTCAATGTTGCGCTCTGTGAGCTGGCTGGACATTTACCATTTAAGAACAAGAAGGACTACGAGCTCACTTCTGAGAGAGATGTAATAGGTATCATCCAGCAGTATCTGTTGCCTGACGCAGAGTTTCACACGCTGGAACAGCAGCTTACTCGTCATTTGTTGGATTTATAG
- the gdpgp1 gene encoding GDP-D-glucose phosphorylase 1 isoform X3, with protein sequence MNRGLFRYHLGDLQKRILPGPHGYVAQLNIQRGIERRKPQEILSIQQEFSAKQFNFNKINPEEIIFEMIKDAEGGHEKGQVHQPCRMVVLVNVSPLEFGHCLFVPDPSRCFPQVVTRFALQGGIESVLLSSDPGFRVGFNSLGAFASVNHLHLHGYYLDHELKLESMPVKPLVPEKGFYHLLDFPAGFLFYTESEGVEKVAGAICQVTDFLVDRNIAHNLFLTRGCPPCDRMQNEKDHSSRKGVRIAVWPRASCFGAKEESAFNVALCELAGHLPFKNKKDYELTSERDVIGIIQQYLLPDAEFHTLEQQLTRHLLDL encoded by the coding sequence ATGAACAGGGGGCTCTTCCGCTACCATCTGGGTGATTTACAAAAGCGTATCCTGCCGGGTCCGCATGGCTATGTGGCCCAGCTGAATATTCAAAGAGGAATAGAGAGAAGAAAGCCTCAGGAGATACTCAGCATTCAGCAGGAGTTCAGTGCCAAGCAGTTTAATTTTAACAAAATCAATCCAGAGGAAATCATATTTGAGATGATTAAGGACGCTGAGGGAGGACATGAAAAAGGACAGGTGCATCAACCCTGCAGGATGGTTGTGCTGGTCAATGTCAGCCCTTTGGAGTTTGGACATTGTCTCTTTGTTCCAGATCCTTCACGCTGTTTCCCACAGGTCGTGACGAGGTTCGCCCTCCAGGGTGGTATTGAATCTGTGCTCCTGAGCTCCGATCCTGGCTTCCGTGTGGGGTTCAACAGTCTCGGAGCGTTTGCGTCTGTCAATCATTTGCACCTACATGGGTACTACCTGGATCATGAGCTCAAGTTAGAATCGATGCCAGTCAAACCGCTGGTCCCGGAAAAGGGGTTTTATCACTTGTTGGACTTTCCTGCAggctttttgttttacacagaaTCAGAGGGGGTGGAGAAAGTTGCAGGAGCAATCTGTCAAGTCACAGACTTTCTTGTGGACCGTAATATTGCTCACAACCTGTTCTTGACTAGAGGATGTCCGCCCTGTGATCGCATGCAGAACGAAAAGGATCACAGTTCGAGAAAGGGTGTTCGTATCGCTGTATGGCCCAGAGCATCGTGCTTCGGTGCCAAGGAGGAGTCTGCCTTCAATGTTGCGCTCTGTGAGCTGGCTGGACATTTACCATTTAAGAACAAGAAGGACTACGAGCTCACTTCTGAGAGAGATGTAATAGGTATCATCCAGCAGTATCTGTTGCCTGACGCAGAGTTTCACACGCTGGAACAGCAGCTTACTCGTCATTTGTTGGATTTATAG
- the rhcgb gene encoding ammonium transporter Rh type C-like 2: MGCIQSFRELCDRPKNTNVRISLPAVCIVWQTAMIILFGVFIRYNEESDTHWIEHRKAKNISSDIENDFYFRYPSFQDVHVMIFVGFGFLMTFLKRYSFGAVGFNFLIAAFGLQWALLMQGWFHSLDYTDGKIKIGVENLINADFCVAGCLIAYGAVLGKVSAVQLMVMTLFGITLFAVEEFIILSLIHARDAGGSMVIHTFGGYYGLSISWMLYRPNLNQSSNLQGSVYHSDVFAMIGTLFLWMFWPSFNSAITDHGDGQHRAAINTYLALASTVLTTVAISSVFQKHGKLDMVHIQNSTLAGGVAVGTAAEFMLMPYGSLIVGFCCGVISTLGYIFLSPFMEKYLKIQDTCGIHNLHAMPGVIGGIVGAITAAAASESVYGAEGLVNTFDFEGNFKNMTPSRQGGHQAAGLCVAILFGVGGGILVGCILRLPIWGDPADDNCFDDEPYWELPDEEEVIPPILHYNNHMHNKDIAESNFTVEQA; encoded by the exons ATGGGCTGCATCCAAAGCTTCAGGGAGCTGTGTGACCGTCCAAAGAATACTAATGTTCGTATCAGTCTTCCAGCAGTTTGCATTGTGTGGCAAACAGCCATGATCATCTTGTTCGGAGTTTTTATTCGCTACAATGAAGAATCGGATACACACTGGATAGAGCACAGGAAAGCTAAAAATATATCAAGTGACATTGAGAACGACTTCTACTTCAGATATCCAA GTTTTCAGGATGTCCATGTGATGATCTTTGTTGGATTTGGCTTCCTGATGACATTTCTTAAGCGCTACAGCTTCGGCGCGGTGGGTTTCAACTTCCTCATTGCAGCCTTCGGCCTCCAGTGGGCGCTGCTGATGCAAGGCTGGTTCCACTCCCTGGATTACACTGATGGAAAGATCAAAATTGGAGTTGAAAA ctTGATCAATGCTGACTTCTGTGTGGCGGGCTGCTTAATAGCCTACGGGGCGGTGCTGGGTAAAGTCAGTGCAGTCCAGCTGATGGTTATGACGCTGTTTGGGATCACGTTGTTCGCCGTCGAGGAATTTATCATCCTGAGTCTCATTCAT GCCAGAGATGCCGGAGGCTCCATGGTGATCCACACATTTGGAGGTTATTACGGTCTTTCCATCTCGTGGATGCTCTATCGGCCAAACCTGAACCAGAGCAGTAACCTGCAGGGCTCCGTCTACCACTCAGATGTCTTTGCCATGATTG GTACCCTCTTCCTGTGGATGTTCTGGCCCAGCTTCAACTCAGCCATCACAGACCACGGGGACGGGCAGCACAGAGCAGCCATCAACACCTACCTGGCTTTGGCCTCCACTGTGCTCACAACCGTGGCCATCTCGAGCGTCTTCCAGAAGCATGGAAAACTTGACATG GTTCACATCCAGAACTCAACTCTTGCTGGAGGCGTTGCAGTAGGAACTGCAGCAGAGTTCATGCTGATGCCGTACGGGTCTCTGATCGTAGGATTCTGCTGCGGTGTCATCTCCACGCTGGGATATATCTTCCTCTCA CCATTCATGGAAAAGTACCTGAAGATCCAGGACACATGTGGAATCCATAACCTGCACGCAATGCCAGGAGTCATAGGAGGCATTGTGGGAGCCATTACTGCCGCAGCTGCATCAGAGTCCGTTTATGGCGCTGAAGG GCTCGTCAACACCTTTGACTTTGAGGGTAATTTCAAAAACATGACACCCTCACGGCAGGGTGGTCATCAGGCTGCAGGCCTCTGTGTGGCTATCCTCTTTGGTGTGGGTGGAGGCATCCTTGTCG GTTGCATCCTAAGATTACCTATCTGGGGAGATCCTGCAGATGACAATTGTTTTGATGATGAGCCCTACTGGGAG CTTCCTGATGAAGAGGAGGTGATCCCACCCATCCTTCACTACAACAACCACATGCACAACAAAGATAT aGCGGAGTCAAATTTCACTGTGGAGCAGGCCTGA